From one Acinonyx jubatus isolate Ajub_Pintada_27869175 chromosome B1, VMU_Ajub_asm_v1.0, whole genome shotgun sequence genomic stretch:
- the UCHL1 gene encoding ubiquitin carboxyl-terminal hydrolase isozyme L1 isoform X2 yields the protein MQLKPMEINPEVLSRLGVAGQWRFADVLGLEEEALGSVPAPACALLLLFPLTAQHENFRKKQIEELKGQEVSPKVYFMKQTIGNSCGTIGLIHAVANNQDKLEFEDGSVLKQFLSETEKLSPEDRAKCFEKNEAIQAAHDAVAQEGQCRVDDKVNFHFILFNNVDGHLYELDGRMPFPVNHGTSSEDSLLQDAAKVCREFTEREQGEVRFSAVALCKAA from the exons ATGCAGCTCAAACCGATGGAGATTAACCCCGAG GTGCTGTCCCGGCTGGGGGTCGCCGGCCAGTGGCGCTTCGCGGACgtgctggggctggaggaggaggctcTGGGCTCGGTGCCCGCTCCCGCCTGcgcgctgctgctgctgtttcccCTCACGGCCCAG CATGAGAACTTCAGGAAAAAACAGATTGAAGAACTGAAGGGACAAGAAGTCAGTCCCAAGGTGTACTTCATGAAGCAGACCATCGGGAACTCCTGTGGTACCATCGGACTGATACATGCAGTGGCCAATAACCAGGACAAACTGGAGTTTG aGGATGGGTCAGTCCTGAAACAGTTTCTTTCTGAAACGGAGAAGCTGTCCCCTGAAGACAGAGCAAAATGCTTTGAGAAGAATGAG GCCATTCAGGCAGCCCATGATGCCGTGGCCCAGGAAGGCCAATGTCGG GTAGATGACaaagtgaattttcattttattctgtttaacAACGTGGATGGCCATCTCTATGAGCTTG ATGGACGAATGCCTTTTCCGGTGAACCATGGCACCAGCTCAGAGGACTCATTGCTGCAG GATGCCGCGAAGGTCTGCAGAGAATTCACTGAGCGTGAGCAAGGGGAGGTCCGCTTTTCTGCTGTGGCACTCTGCAAGGCAGCCTGA
- the UCHL1 gene encoding ubiquitin carboxyl-terminal hydrolase isozyme L1 isoform X1: MQLKPMEINPEMLNKVLSRLGVAGQWRFADVLGLEEEALGSVPAPACALLLLFPLTAQHENFRKKQIEELKGQEVSPKVYFMKQTIGNSCGTIGLIHAVANNQDKLEFEDGSVLKQFLSETEKLSPEDRAKCFEKNEAIQAAHDAVAQEGQCRVDDKVNFHFILFNNVDGHLYELDGRMPFPVNHGTSSEDSLLQDAAKVCREFTEREQGEVRFSAVALCKAA; the protein is encoded by the exons ATGCAGCTCAAACCGATGGAGATTAACCCCGAG ATGCTGAACAAA GTGCTGTCCCGGCTGGGGGTCGCCGGCCAGTGGCGCTTCGCGGACgtgctggggctggaggaggaggctcTGGGCTCGGTGCCCGCTCCCGCCTGcgcgctgctgctgctgtttcccCTCACGGCCCAG CATGAGAACTTCAGGAAAAAACAGATTGAAGAACTGAAGGGACAAGAAGTCAGTCCCAAGGTGTACTTCATGAAGCAGACCATCGGGAACTCCTGTGGTACCATCGGACTGATACATGCAGTGGCCAATAACCAGGACAAACTGGAGTTTG aGGATGGGTCAGTCCTGAAACAGTTTCTTTCTGAAACGGAGAAGCTGTCCCCTGAAGACAGAGCAAAATGCTTTGAGAAGAATGAG GCCATTCAGGCAGCCCATGATGCCGTGGCCCAGGAAGGCCAATGTCGG GTAGATGACaaagtgaattttcattttattctgtttaacAACGTGGATGGCCATCTCTATGAGCTTG ATGGACGAATGCCTTTTCCGGTGAACCATGGCACCAGCTCAGAGGACTCATTGCTGCAG GATGCCGCGAAGGTCTGCAGAGAATTCACTGAGCGTGAGCAAGGGGAGGTCCGCTTTTCTGCTGTGGCACTCTGCAAGGCAGCCTGA